From the genome of Thioflexithrix psekupsensis, one region includes:
- the nifV gene encoding homocitrate synthase: MTHPAPHTVIIDDTTLRDGEQSAGVAFSLAEKLAIARDLDAIGVPELEVGIPAMGAEECDSIRAVAALGLSARLLVWTRMRADDLAACRDLGVQMVDLSIAVSDQQITHKLRQNRAWVLDTIYAYTQKALEMGLDVGIGGEDSSRADVDFLIQVAETAQAAGARRFRFADTVGILEPFGTYERIKRLRDAVDIEIEMHAHDDLGLATANTLAAVRGGATHVNTTVNGLGERAGNAALEEVVLGLKQLYGYQLGIDMRQFQAVSERVAAASGRPLHWQKSLVGPGVFTHEAGIHVDGLLKDPLNYQGVDPAELGRKHQLILGKHSGTQTVVQVYAELDIFLNREQAAQLLPAIRAYSTQYKRPPEADWLKTLFLTTFDQNNPRCLCLSSHPVCASVVTH; encoded by the coding sequence ATGACCCATCCCGCGCCCCATACTGTTATCATCGACGATACCACCTTACGTGATGGCGAACAATCCGCCGGTGTTGCCTTTTCTCTGGCTGAAAAATTAGCCATTGCCCGCGATTTAGATGCCATTGGTGTGCCTGAATTAGAAGTGGGCATTCCTGCGATGGGAGCAGAAGAATGTGACAGTATTCGTGCGGTGGCCGCCTTGGGCTTATCGGCACGTTTACTGGTCTGGACACGAATGCGGGCTGATGATTTAGCGGCGTGTCGAGACTTGGGCGTGCAAATGGTGGATTTATCCATTGCCGTTTCCGATCAACAAATTACTCATAAATTACGCCAAAATCGCGCTTGGGTGTTAGACACCATTTATGCTTATACGCAAAAAGCCCTCGAAATGGGTTTAGACGTGGGCATCGGGGGAGAAGATTCTTCGCGTGCCGATGTGGATTTTCTCATTCAAGTGGCCGAAACCGCACAAGCCGCTGGAGCGCGTCGTTTTCGTTTTGCCGATACGGTGGGTATTTTAGAACCGTTTGGCACGTATGAACGGATTAAACGTCTGCGCGATGCGGTGGATATTGAAATCGAAATGCACGCCCATGATGATTTAGGATTAGCCACAGCGAATACTTTGGCCGCAGTGCGCGGTGGTGCGACACATGTCAATACAACTGTGAATGGTTTGGGTGAACGCGCCGGCAATGCTGCCTTAGAAGAAGTGGTTTTAGGCTTAAAACAGTTATACGGTTATCAATTGGGGATTGACATGCGCCAATTCCAAGCCGTGTCTGAACGAGTGGCCGCGGCTTCTGGACGACCTTTACATTGGCAAAAGAGCTTAGTTGGCCCCGGTGTTTTTACCCATGAAGCGGGTATTCATGTGGATGGTTTGTTAAAAGACCCGTTGAATTATCAAGGGGTTGACCCTGCCGAATTAGGACGCAAACACCAGTTAATTTTAGGTAAACATTCTGGCACGCAAACGGTTGTCCAAGTGTATGCCGAATTAGATATTTTTCTTAATCGTGAACAAGCCGCGCAATTATTACCTGCGATCCGCGCTTACAGCACACAATATAAACGCCCTCCTGAAGCCGATTGGTTAAAAACGCTATTTTTAACCACTTTCGATCAAAATAACCCCCGTTGTTTGTGTTTATCGTCTCACCCTGTTTGCGCTTCTGTGGTGACGCATTGA
- the cheD gene encoding chemoreceptor glutamine deamidase CheD gives MQKPPTSFKGYEHIKRYWDHHYDSYVAKILPGEYYVTRQDEIITTVVGSCVSACICDSQNGIGGMNHFMLPTRTIPPDKWDKTAVSAATRYGNYAMEHVINEILKYGGRRENLQLKLFGGGRIMQYMANIGQQNIDFIRNYVRTEGLKLMAEDLGDIYPRKILFYPLTGRVRVKKLRAMEQGIIERENAYLRNLETHPIDGGEVDLF, from the coding sequence ATGCAGAAACCACCCACGTCATTCAAAGGCTATGAACACATTAAACGCTATTGGGATCACCATTACGATAGCTATGTGGCCAAAATCTTACCCGGAGAATATTATGTGACTCGCCAAGATGAAATCATTACTACCGTGGTGGGATCATGTGTCTCTGCCTGCATCTGCGACAGCCAAAACGGCATCGGCGGCATGAATCACTTTATGCTGCCCACCCGCACGATTCCTCCCGATAAATGGGATAAAACCGCAGTCAGTGCCGCAACCCGTTACGGCAATTACGCGATGGAACATGTGATTAATGAAATTCTCAAATATGGCGGCCGCCGCGAAAATTTACAATTAAAACTTTTTGGTGGCGGACGCATCATGCAATATATGGCGAATATCGGTCAGCAAAACATTGATTTTATTCGTAATTATGTAAGAACTGAAGGATTAAAATTAATGGCTGAAGATTTAGGCGATATTTACCCCAGAAAGATTTTATTTTACCCTTTAACCGGGCGCGTGCGCGTGAAAAAATTACGTGCAATGGAACAGGGTATTATTGAGCGTGAAAATGCTTATTTACGCAATCTGGAAACCCATCCTATTGATGGTGGCGAAGTGGATTTATTTTAG
- a CDS encoding DUF262 domain-containing protein has protein sequence MSHNESVNTEENELEQEEAEDEIFAGNKPLFDPKDIDIVSEQNSLSTIVSMIEDEAIDMNPDFQRSGDLWDNKIMSRLIESILLRLPLPVFYFDASDNSKWLIVDGLQRLSTLKKFMIDKTLKLTDLQIYTSLNDKGYDDLASDQRRAMARYQLITYLIKPGTPKEVKYDIFRRINTGGLKLTPQEIRHTLNQGKPANYLKELVEDNVFKTIVNMNDKRMQARELVLRYLAFSIFSYTDYPLRKKERIRNFTEFLDDAMEKLSSIDDNTLKMYKFNLQAALHTCNEIFGHQIFSKSIMGKEKNKKNPALFEVWTVLIARLSDEERKNLSQKKGSVCAEFADKLKNDDDFFSAISRSTLGATQIKKRFETIESIIRKYSV, from the coding sequence ATGTCACATAATGAGTCAGTCAATACTGAAGAAAATGAACTTGAGCAAGAAGAAGCTGAAGATGAGATATTTGCTGGGAATAAACCACTATTCGATCCAAAGGACATTGATATTGTTTCAGAGCAAAATAGCCTATCAACAATTGTATCTATGATTGAAGATGAAGCAATAGACATGAATCCTGATTTTCAAAGAAGTGGGGATTTATGGGATAACAAAATAATGAGTAGATTAATAGAGTCAATTCTATTAAGACTACCATTACCCGTGTTCTATTTTGATGCCTCAGATAATTCTAAATGGTTAATTGTTGATGGATTGCAGCGGCTGTCAACATTGAAAAAATTTATGATAGACAAAACCTTAAAATTAACTGATTTACAAATTTATACCAGCCTAAACGATAAGGGCTATGATGACCTTGCTTCCGACCAGAGAAGAGCAATGGCACGTTATCAATTGATAACTTACCTCATAAAGCCGGGTACGCCAAAAGAGGTAAAATATGATATTTTCAGAAGAATTAATACGGGTGGTCTTAAACTCACTCCTCAAGAGATACGCCATACTCTAAATCAAGGAAAACCAGCGAACTATCTGAAAGAACTGGTAGAAGATAATGTTTTCAAAACCATAGTGAATATGAATGACAAAAGAATGCAAGCCAGAGAACTTGTCTTGCGTTATTTGGCGTTTTCTATATTTTCTTACACGGATTATCCATTAAGAAAAAAAGAAAGAATACGTAATTTTACGGAATTTCTTGACGATGCAATGGAAAAGCTCAGTTCAATTGACGATAATACATTAAAAATGTATAAGTTTAACTTACAAGCTGCTTTGCACACTTGCAATGAAATATTTGGTCATCAGATTTTCAGTAAGTCAATTATGGGCAAAGAAAAAAACAAGAAAAATCCAGCCTTGTTTGAGGTATGGACTGTGCTTATTGCAAGACTAAGTGATGAGGAAAGAAAGAATTTATCACAAAAAAAAGGAAGTGTATGCGCTGAGTTTGCTGATAAATTAAAGAATGATGATGATTTTTTTAGTGCAATTTCTCGTTCCACTTTGGGGGCTACACAGATTAAAAAAAGATTTGAAACTATCGAATCTATTATCAGGAAATATAGCGTATGA
- the phoR gene encoding phosphate regulon sensor histidine kinase PhoR encodes MIKVALPLSDYHRSQEIWLIIALFFIALMGGWLSTHWLLFLCLGLSFYLAWHLYNAYRLLQWFSHPKKITLPEAVGIWGEIFDHCYHWQQRNRKRKRKLSTMLKRVRRFTAAMPDASVILSAEQEIEWFNKASRKLLGFRSPQDLGQPIVNLIRYPNFRHYLNHYQQQDSVKLVSPINPNMMLRINIVPYAGHRYLLSARDVTQLHRLEQVRRDFVANVSHELRTPLTVIAGFLEAMTDSDDESLKNWQRPLFLMNQQVLRMRSIVEDLLLLSRLESENYQIVTEPVLLAELLEEIYHDAEALDQENKHVFILKLDPELALEGNAEELRSAFSNLVFNAVRYTPEGGEITLHCYQDERGAHVAVSDTGEGIAAEHIPRLTERFYRVDVGRSRNQGGTGLGLAIVKHVLNRHGAQLHIESVVGKGSLFRCDFPLHAICKSI; translated from the coding sequence ATGATTAAAGTGGCTTTACCGTTATCGGATTATCATCGCAGCCAAGAAATATGGTTGATTATTGCCTTATTTTTTATTGCCTTAATGGGCGGTTGGTTAAGCACCCATTGGCTGCTTTTCTTGTGCTTAGGATTAAGTTTTTATTTAGCTTGGCATTTGTACAATGCTTACCGTTTATTACAATGGTTTTCTCATCCTAAAAAAATAACATTGCCTGAAGCAGTGGGAATTTGGGGCGAAATTTTTGACCATTGTTACCACTGGCAACAGCGCAATCGTAAACGCAAACGTAAATTATCCACCATGTTAAAACGGGTGCGTCGTTTTACCGCGGCCATGCCAGATGCCAGTGTGATTCTCAGTGCAGAACAGGAGATTGAATGGTTTAATAAAGCCTCACGAAAATTATTAGGTTTTCGTTCGCCGCAAGATTTGGGACAACCGATTGTTAATTTAATTCGTTATCCGAATTTTCGTCATTATTTAAACCATTATCAACAACAAGATTCAGTCAAATTAGTGTCGCCCATTAATCCCAATATGATGTTGCGCATTAATATTGTGCCGTATGCAGGACATCGTTATTTGCTATCGGCGCGAGATGTCACGCAATTACATCGCTTAGAACAAGTGCGACGTGATTTTGTGGCGAATGTTTCGCACGAATTGCGCACGCCATTGACGGTAATTGCAGGCTTTTTAGAAGCCATGACCGACAGTGACGATGAATCATTAAAAAATTGGCAACGGCCTTTATTTCTCATGAATCAACAAGTGTTAAGAATGCGCAGTATTGTAGAAGATTTGTTGTTATTATCACGCTTGGAAAGTGAGAATTATCAAATTGTTACAGAACCTGTTCTATTAGCCGAATTGTTAGAAGAAATTTACCACGATGCCGAAGCCTTAGATCAAGAAAATAAACACGTTTTTATTTTAAAATTAGACCCCGAATTGGCTTTAGAAGGCAACGCCGAAGAATTGCGCAGTGCTTTTTCTAATTTGGTCTTTAATGCCGTGCGTTATACTCCTGAAGGGGGAGAAATTACCTTACACTGTTACCAAGATGAAAGAGGCGCACACGTGGCGGTTTCTGACACGGGCGAAGGCATCGCGGCTGAACATATTCCGCGTCTCACGGAACGTTTTTATCGCGTGGATGTCGGACGTTCCCGCAATCAAGGGGGAACGGGTTTAGGTTTGGCGATTGTTAAACATGTGTTAAATCGACACGGCGCGCAATTACATATTGAAAGCGTAGTGGGAAAAGGCAGTTTATTCCGTTGCGATTTTCCACTTCATGCAATTTGTAAATCCATTTGA
- a CDS encoding heavy metal translocating P-type ATPase encodes MLLLGLELVLASYVGLRVYEKSRGKIVSGTSLSAVTESPTTPHTTPSDPKLLQEPSRGEKSVHLHYVKVSGATLGLSVLASLNPIWMPITLAGFTYSAIPYLRLVEHSLFKKKKIDGYVLYGVADLMTLGLGHVFTATLGISLTHIAYYLVSNAEERSKNSLIDVFKQQPRTVWLLRDNVELEVPLEQVRQGDIIVISTGEIIAVDGVVITGIAAVDQHTLTGESQPAEKTVGDMVLASTLVLSGCIQVQVLTAGSDTTAAKISELLTHSIDFKTHSQLKGEQWADAWSVPFLILGFSAMPFLGPTATVVILNGHIAQSIRITAPLSTLNYLNVAAHRGLLIKDGRVLEDLPNADAFVFDKTGTLTSDEPSVGRVIIYDVNYHENEILMMAAAAERKLAHPIARAIVKKAESLDLTLPDIEDAHFQVGYGVSVMIGDRLVQVGSYRFMQQEGVELPDDSDQDIQQAHNAGHSLVMVSCNRHLVAILEMHATLRPEVIDIINKLRDRRSCILAIVSGDQEQPTRKLAERLGMDHYFYNILPQNKADIVEHLQQRGYTVCFVGDGVNDTIAMKKANISISLSGATSIATDTAQIVLMDGSLKHLPDLLEISTELEKNLDRSWLLNVVPSTLTVIGAFFWRMDILTSVVLTQGGLGLGVANAALPLRQLKTESPTPLLPHQSYAEYERTAGE; translated from the coding sequence ATGCTATTATTGGGTTTAGAACTTGTGCTGGCCAGTTATGTGGGGTTGCGGGTTTATGAAAAAAGCAGAGGTAAAATTGTTTCTGGCACAAGTTTAAGCGCAGTGACCGAATCCCCCACCACGCCTCACACCACCCCATCAGACCCCAAACTTTTACAAGAACCCAGTCGGGGTGAAAAAAGCGTTCATTTGCATTATGTTAAGGTGAGTGGTGCGACGTTGGGGCTTTCTGTGTTGGCTTCTCTCAATCCCATTTGGATGCCGATTACTTTAGCGGGTTTTACTTACAGTGCTATTCCTTATTTGCGCTTAGTGGAACATTCTTTATTTAAAAAGAAAAAAATAGATGGTTATGTTTTATACGGTGTGGCTGATTTAATGACCTTAGGATTAGGACATGTCTTTACGGCTACATTAGGGATTTCATTAACACATATTGCTTATTATTTGGTTTCAAATGCTGAAGAGCGTTCTAAAAATAGTTTAATAGATGTTTTTAAACAACAACCGCGTACAGTGTGGTTATTAAGAGATAATGTTGAACTTGAAGTGCCATTAGAACAAGTGCGTCAAGGCGATATTATCGTGATCAGCACAGGAGAAATTATTGCGGTGGATGGCGTGGTGATCACAGGAATCGCAGCAGTAGATCAACACACCCTCACTGGCGAATCGCAACCCGCAGAAAAGACGGTAGGGGATATGGTATTGGCTTCAACGCTGGTACTGTCGGGCTGTATTCAAGTGCAGGTTTTAACCGCAGGGTCTGACACCACCGCAGCAAAAATTAGCGAATTATTAACCCATTCTATTGATTTCAAAACCCACAGCCAATTAAAGGGGGAACAATGGGCAGATGCGTGGAGTGTTCCCTTTTTAATATTAGGTTTTTCAGCCATGCCCTTTTTAGGGCCGACGGCGACCGTGGTGATTCTCAATGGTCACATTGCACAAAGCATTCGCATTACCGCGCCATTAAGTACTTTAAATTATCTCAATGTAGCGGCTCATCGCGGTTTATTAATTAAAGATGGACGAGTATTAGAAGATTTACCGAATGCTGACGCATTTGTTTTTGATAAAACAGGCACATTAACCAGTGATGAACCTTCCGTTGGCCGCGTGATTATTTACGATGTCAATTATCATGAAAATGAAATCTTAATGATGGCCGCCGCAGCGGAACGTAAATTAGCCCATCCGATTGCGCGAGCAATTGTGAAAAAAGCAGAAAGTTTAGACTTAACGCTTCCTGACATTGAAGATGCCCATTTTCAAGTGGGTTATGGGGTCAGTGTGATGATCGGGGATCGTTTGGTGCAAGTGGGCAGTTATCGTTTTATGCAGCAAGAGGGCGTGGAATTGCCAGATGATTCCGATCAAGATATACAACAAGCACACAACGCAGGTCATTCTTTGGTCATGGTCTCGTGCAATCGGCACTTGGTGGCAATATTAGAAATGCACGCCACACTTCGCCCAGAAGTTATTGATATAATTAATAAATTACGTGATCGTCGTTCTTGTATTTTAGCGATTGTATCAGGCGATCAAGAACAACCCACACGCAAATTAGCCGAACGTTTGGGCATGGATCATTATTTTTACAACATTTTGCCACAGAATAAAGCCGATATTGTAGAGCATTTACAGCAACGTGGTTATACAGTTTGTTTTGTCGGCGACGGAGTCAATGACACGATTGCCATGAAAAAAGCCAATATTTCCATTTCCCTCAGCGGTGCGACATCCATTGCCACGGATACGGCGCAAATTGTGTTAATGGATGGTTCATTAAAACATTTGCCTGATTTATTAGAAATTTCTACCGAATTAGAAAAGAATTTAGATCGCAGTTGGTTGCTTAATGTTGTGCCTAGTACATTAACAGTCATTGGAGCTTTCTTCTGGAGAATGGATATTTTAACTTCAGTGGTATTAACACAAGGCGGTTTAGGTTTAGGCGTGGCAAATGCCGCTTTACCATTGCGACAATTAAAAACAGAATCTCCCACTCCTTTATTACCACACCAATCTTATGCGGAATATGAACGAACTGCGGGAGAATAA
- the phoB gene encoding phosphate regulon transcriptional regulator PhoB, whose product MTEHHILVVEDEAAIREMLHLSLKKAGYVVSEAADVRQAKALIYNQAPTLILLDWMLPHVSGIEFARQLKKEPQTQQIPIIMLTAKGDESDKVRGLEVGADDYITKPFSPRELIARIKAVLRRSSSVQQENQQLSIKELQLDPAEHRVLIKGEEVQIGPTEFRLLHFFMKNPERVYSRSQVLDQVWGGNVYIEERTVDVHIRRLRKILAEYQYEHLVQTVRGVGYRFSIRE is encoded by the coding sequence ATGACAGAACATCACATTTTAGTGGTCGAAGATGAGGCCGCGATTCGAGAAATGTTGCATTTATCGCTAAAAAAAGCAGGCTATGTGGTCAGCGAAGCCGCGGACGTACGTCAGGCTAAGGCCTTGATTTATAACCAAGCTCCGACTCTAATTTTACTGGATTGGATGCTGCCTCATGTGAGCGGTATCGAATTTGCGCGCCAATTGAAAAAAGAACCCCAAACCCAACAAATTCCTATCATCATGCTCACCGCCAAAGGAGACGAAAGCGATAAAGTACGCGGTTTGGAAGTGGGTGCAGATGATTATATCACTAAACCCTTTTCTCCCCGTGAACTCATCGCTCGTATTAAAGCGGTATTGCGCCGCTCCAGTTCTGTACAACAGGAAAATCAGCAATTAAGCATCAAAGAATTGCAACTAGACCCCGCCGAACATCGGGTGTTAATTAAAGGCGAAGAAGTGCAGATTGGCCCTACTGAATTTCGTTTATTACACTTTTTTATGAAAAATCCAGAGCGGGTTTACAGCCGCAGCCAAGTGCTGGATCAAGTGTGGGGCGGGAATGTATACATTGAAGAACGCACGGTCGATGTGCATATTCGGCGATTGCGCAAAATATTAGCCGAATACCAATATGAACATTTGGTGCAAACCGTGCGCGGTGTGGGTTATCGTTTTTCTATCCGAGAATGA
- a CDS encoding ParA family protein, with protein MNAPIIAFFNNKGGVGKTSLVYHLAWMYQRLGLRVIAVDLDPQANLTAAFLSEDRLEEIWLLNQQPSTIFRAVHPLMRGTGDVIVPQLEVINSRLHLLVGDLQLSEFEGNLALEWPGCMDRKELSFRVTSAFWRLLQQLQTHQHPANVILLDLGPNLGAINRAALIASDYVVVPLSPDLFSLQGLKNLGPTLRRWRAEWHERRRKNPTPELLLPQGQVKPVGYVVLQHLQYAANTGRPVKAYERWLEQITGTYWHAVLNRTDIEVPNLAEDPYCLALVRHYKSLMPLAQAARKPIFDLTGHDGLTGGNVSVAQQAVQDFEQLARRIARNCKAYQQK; from the coding sequence ATGAACGCCCCGATTATCGCCTTCTTCAATAACAAAGGGGGCGTAGGAAAAACATCACTGGTTTATCATCTCGCGTGGATGTATCAGCGTTTGGGATTGCGGGTGATTGCGGTCGATCTCGATCCCCAAGCCAATTTGACGGCTGCTTTTTTAAGCGAAGACCGTTTAGAGGAAATTTGGCTGCTTAATCAACAACCTAGCACTATTTTTCGCGCCGTACATCCCCTGATGCGCGGGACGGGAGATGTGATTGTGCCGCAATTGGAAGTGATTAATTCCCGTTTACATTTGCTGGTGGGTGATTTACAACTGTCTGAATTTGAAGGAAATTTAGCTTTAGAATGGCCGGGCTGTATGGATCGCAAAGAATTGTCATTTCGTGTGACTTCTGCTTTTTGGCGGTTGTTACAACAACTACAAACGCATCAACATCCTGCGAATGTGATTTTATTGGATTTAGGTCCCAATTTAGGCGCGATCAATCGAGCGGCTTTAATTGCGTCTGATTACGTGGTGGTGCCTTTATCGCCAGATTTATTTTCTTTACAAGGCTTAAAAAATCTGGGGCCGACTTTGCGTCGTTGGCGCGCAGAATGGCACGAACGACGGCGTAAAAATCCCACTCCCGAACTGTTATTGCCGCAAGGACAGGTTAAACCCGTCGGTTATGTTGTTTTACAACATTTGCAATATGCCGCGAATACTGGTCGCCCCGTTAAAGCCTATGAACGTTGGTTAGAACAGATTACAGGAACATATTGGCACGCGGTTTTGAATCGCACCGACATAGAAGTGCCGAATTTGGCCGAAGACCCGTATTGTTTGGCATTGGTAAGACATTATAAGAGCCTCATGCCATTGGCACAAGCCGCACGTAAACCGATTTTTGATTTAACAGGACACGATGGTTTAACAGGTGGCAATGTTTCTGTGGCACAACAAGCCGTACAGGATTTTGAACAATTGGCACGCCGTATTGCGCGTAATTGCAAAGCGTATCAGCAGAAGTAG
- a CDS encoding protein-glutamate methylesterase/protein-glutamine glutaminase: protein MTKIRVLIVDDSALIRQLLSRLLNSAPDIEVVGTAADPYIAREKIKLLKPDVLTLDVEMPRMDGLAFLQHLMRLRPMPVVMISALTERGADITLQALEYGAVDFVSKPKLDIAETFHEYADEIINKIRAAASANIRPVLNLPKVVKKEHKPTPATIISVPPKYSADVILATQTHRRPFRTTEKIIAIGASTGGTEAIKFLLSQLPAHTPGIVISQHIPSTFSYSFAQRMNQISAMTVYEATNAQVILPGHVYIAPGSHHLLVERDGARYVCRLHEGSPVNRHRPSVDVMFRSVAQNVGPNAIGVILTGMGDDGAHGMLEMHQAGAVTIAQDEHSSVVWGMPGESVRLGGVDHVVPLSQIPQRLLNLLDIR, encoded by the coding sequence ATGACAAAAATTCGTGTGTTAATTGTTGATGATTCGGCACTTATTCGACAGTTATTAAGCCGCTTATTAAATAGCGCACCTGATATTGAAGTCGTGGGGACTGCGGCAGACCCTTATATCGCCCGCGAAAAAATTAAATTGCTTAAACCTGATGTGCTGACTTTAGACGTTGAAATGCCGCGGATGGATGGTTTAGCATTTTTGCAGCATTTAATGCGTTTGCGTCCTATGCCGGTGGTGATGATTTCGGCGTTGACCGAACGAGGCGCGGACATTACATTACAGGCTTTGGAATATGGTGCGGTTGATTTTGTGTCTAAACCAAAATTAGACATTGCGGAGACATTTCACGAATATGCCGATGAGATTATTAATAAAATTCGTGCCGCCGCCAGTGCCAATATTCGTCCCGTATTGAATTTGCCCAAAGTGGTCAAAAAAGAACATAAACCCACTCCAGCCACTATAATTTCTGTGCCTCCGAAATATTCTGCGGATGTGATTTTAGCCACGCAAACCCACCGCCGTCCTTTTCGCACCACAGAAAAAATTATTGCCATTGGCGCATCCACCGGAGGCACGGAAGCGATTAAATTCTTATTGTCGCAATTACCCGCACACACGCCGGGGATTGTTATCAGTCAACATATTCCTTCGACGTTTAGTTATTCCTTTGCGCAACGCATGAATCAAATTTCAGCCATGACTGTTTATGAAGCCACCAATGCGCAGGTGATTTTACCCGGTCATGTGTACATTGCGCCGGGTAGTCACCACTTATTGGTAGAACGGGACGGCGCACGTTATGTGTGTCGTTTACACGAAGGCAGTCCGGTGAATCGACATCGTCCCTCAGTCGATGTGATGTTTCGTTCGGTGGCACAAAATGTGGGGCCAAATGCGATTGGTGTGATTTTGACGGGAATGGGCGACGACGGCGCGCACGGCATGTTAGAAATGCACCAAGCCGGCGCAGTGACCATTGCCCAAGATGAACACAGCAGCGTAGTATGGGGAATGCCCGGTGAATCGGTGCGCTTGGGAGGCGTAGATCATGTGGTGCCTTTGTCACAAATTCCGCAGAGATTATTGAATTTATTGGATATTCGCTGA
- a CDS encoding DUF3696 domain-containing protein — translation MITNIRILNFKSFREISISPRPLNIFTGLNGMGKSSVLQTLLLLRQSYRQNTLLQNGLLLNGDYIEIGKGKDAYCMYGSGDNIISFELQWNEQLDFHIEFKYEDKDKFGLLPLHNKKEYEDEIWKQALFCDNFQYLAAERASPKTFFPASDYHVDQVHTLGNYGQFTTHFIARNRFKAIPTNSLHHPKAISNVLLAQLDAWLGEISPNVQIGALLDDELAVAKLSYKFQVANTLTDEIRPTNVGFGITYVLPIITAVLSSKPGDLLILENPESHLHPKGQSQLGRLFALAAQAGVQLFIETHSDHILNGIRIAVREKDISPDNVVSFHFKRDEEGYSSHVTPIMIDEKGKLYRKMEDGSAGKIPKGFFDEWTNSMMKLF, via the coding sequence ATGATTACGAATATTCGAATACTAAATTTTAAGTCATTTCGGGAGATAAGCATTTCTCCTCGCCCTCTTAATATATTTACAGGGCTGAATGGTATGGGTAAATCCTCTGTTTTACAGACATTATTGCTACTCAGACAGTCCTATCGGCAAAATACTTTGTTACAAAATGGGTTGTTACTAAATGGGGACTATATTGAAATAGGAAAAGGAAAAGATGCTTATTGTATGTATGGCAGCGGGGATAATATTATCAGCTTTGAGCTTCAATGGAATGAACAATTAGATTTTCATATTGAATTTAAATATGAAGATAAAGATAAATTTGGCTTATTACCATTGCACAATAAAAAAGAATATGAAGATGAAATATGGAAACAGGCATTGTTTTGTGATAATTTTCAATATCTTGCTGCTGAAAGAGCCTCTCCAAAAACATTCTTCCCCGCTTCTGATTATCACGTAGATCAAGTTCATACTTTAGGCAATTATGGGCAATTTACTACACATTTTATTGCTCGTAACCGATTTAAAGCTATTCCAACGAATTCTTTGCACCATCCTAAAGCAATATCTAATGTTTTATTAGCTCAACTAGATGCTTGGCTCGGAGAAATTAGCCCAAATGTACAAATAGGTGCTTTACTAGACGATGAACTTGCTGTTGCAAAATTATCGTATAAATTCCAAGTCGCTAACACGCTTACCGATGAAATTAGACCAACGAATGTTGGGTTTGGTATAACGTATGTTTTACCAATTATTACGGCTGTGTTGTCCTCCAAACCGGGTGATCTGCTTATCCTAGAGAATCCAGAATCCCATTTGCACCCTAAAGGACAATCGCAATTAGGAAGACTTTTTGCTTTAGCGGCACAAGCGGGAGTTCAGCTTTTCATAGAAACGCACAGTGACCATATTTTAAATGGAATTAGGATTGCTGTACGAGAAAAAGATATTTCCCCAGATAATGTGGTTTCTTTCCATTTTAAGCGTGATGAAGAAGGCTATTCAAGTCACGTTACCCCGATTATGATTGATGAAAAAGGTAAACTTTACCGAAAGATGGAAGATGGAAGTGCTGGAAAAATTCCCAAGGGATTTTTTGATGAGTGGACAAATTCCATGATGAAACTGTTTTAA